The following coding sequences are from one Streptomyces sp. NBC_01294 window:
- a CDS encoding glycosyltransferase, with the protein MLFTVPPLAGHVNPTVAVGAELAARGHEVAWTGPAAALARLLPAQARILPAGEDVGGGYSALHERWRDLRGVGALRFLWEEALVPLARAMVPGVTRAVRAFGPDVLVADQQALAGPLVARRLGVPWATSASTSAELTRPFADFPKVGEWVAGQISGLLAEYGAARDPGGWDPRFSERLVLVFSTPELVGSARDFPPHHAFVGPAFGARPPSPGFPWQRLDPARRRVLVSLGTLNQEAGARFYGAVLGAAERLAEEVQFVLAAPAALIGAAPDHVLLQESVPQLELLPHLDAVVCHAGHNTVCEALAHGLPLVVAPIRDDQPIVARQVVEAGAGIRVRFGRTRAEELRDALTAVLDEPGPRRAARRIQASFAAAGGAAAAADRLEKLS; encoded by the coding sequence GTGCTGTTCACGGTGCCGCCGCTGGCGGGGCACGTCAATCCGACCGTGGCCGTCGGGGCCGAACTGGCCGCCCGGGGGCACGAGGTCGCCTGGACCGGACCGGCCGCGGCGCTCGCCCGGCTGCTGCCCGCGCAGGCCCGGATCCTGCCGGCGGGCGAGGACGTGGGCGGCGGCTACTCGGCGCTGCACGAGCGCTGGCGCGATCTGCGCGGGGTCGGGGCGCTGCGGTTCCTGTGGGAGGAGGCGCTGGTGCCGCTGGCCCGGGCGATGGTGCCCGGGGTGACGCGGGCCGTCCGCGCCTTCGGGCCGGACGTGCTGGTCGCCGACCAGCAGGCGCTGGCCGGTCCGCTGGTCGCCCGGCGGCTCGGCGTTCCGTGGGCGACGTCCGCCAGTACGTCGGCCGAACTGACCCGGCCCTTCGCGGACTTCCCGAAGGTCGGCGAGTGGGTGGCCGGGCAGATCTCCGGCCTGCTCGCGGAGTACGGCGCGGCGCGGGATCCGGGGGGCTGGGACCCGCGGTTCTCCGAGCGGCTGGTGCTGGTCTTCTCCACGCCCGAACTCGTGGGGTCCGCCCGTGACTTCCCGCCGCACCACGCCTTCGTCGGGCCGGCCTTCGGGGCCCGCCCGCCCTCGCCCGGCTTTCCCTGGCAGCGGCTCGACCCGGCGCGACGGCGGGTCCTGGTGTCCCTGGGCACCCTCAACCAGGAGGCCGGCGCCCGGTTCTACGGGGCGGTGCTCGGGGCCGCCGAACGGCTCGCCGAGGAGGTCCAGTTCGTGCTGGCGGCGCCCGCCGCACTGATCGGGGCGGCGCCAGACCACGTACTGCTCCAGGAGAGCGTCCCCCAGCTGGAACTGCTGCCGCACCTGGACGCGGTGGTCTGCCACGCCGGCCACAACACCGTCTGCGAGGCCCTCGCGCACGGGCTGCCGCTGGTCGTCGCCCCGATCCGGGACGACCAGCCGATCGTGGCCCGGCAGGTGGTGGAGGCCGGGGCGGGGATCCGGGTGCGGTTCGGCCGGACCCGGGCCGAGGAACTGCGCGACGCGCTCACGGCCGTGCTGGACGAACCCGGCCCCCGCCGGGCCGCCCGGCGCATCCAGGCCTCATTCGCCGCGGCGGGCGGGGCTGCCGCCGCGGCCGACCGGTTGGAGAAACTGTCATGA
- a CDS encoding alkaline phosphatase family protein — translation MPTPLPSPTARARRRARWSALVAGIGTLCLLGAFTVANSQAAESGSAPMSAAAALPSYDHVLVVVYENKQYGEIIGSANAPYINQLANGGASLTAMKALTHPSQPNYFNLFSGATQGITGDGCYVPQSMTAPNLGQELIAAGKTFATYNEDLPSEGSTACTNGQYAQKHNPWFAFKNVPLNTGKTWTQFPQNNFAALPHLSFVVPNQCNDMHSCSVGTGDTWTKNNIDAYAQWAKANNSLLVLTWDEDNFLGSNQIATVFYGAHVKTGKYATPFNHHHLLRTFEDLFGTTHAGNAANVQPISEVFQTSTDPTPTPTPTPTSTPTPTPTPTPTPTAGELKLANPGPKTCKFNQSCTIQLSATGGKPPVRYAATGLPWGLTVDAVTGRISGKPWATGTLQITATATDTAGATVTAAFPLTVNWF, via the coding sequence ATGCCCACACCCCTTCCCTCACCGACGGCGCGCGCGAGACGCAGGGCCCGCTGGTCCGCGCTCGTGGCCGGGATCGGCACGCTCTGCCTGCTGGGCGCCTTCACCGTGGCCAACTCGCAGGCAGCGGAGAGCGGTTCCGCCCCGATGAGTGCCGCCGCCGCACTGCCGTCGTACGACCACGTGCTGGTCGTCGTGTACGAGAACAAGCAGTACGGCGAGATCATCGGCAGCGCCAACGCCCCGTACATCAACCAGCTCGCGAACGGCGGTGCGAGCCTGACCGCCATGAAGGCGCTGACCCACCCGAGTCAGCCGAACTACTTCAACCTCTTCTCGGGGGCCACGCAGGGCATCACGGGCGACGGCTGCTACGTCCCGCAGTCCATGACGGCGCCCAACCTCGGCCAGGAGCTGATCGCGGCCGGCAAGACGTTCGCGACGTACAACGAGGACCTGCCGAGCGAGGGGTCCACCGCCTGCACGAACGGCCAGTACGCGCAGAAGCACAACCCGTGGTTCGCCTTCAAGAACGTGCCGCTGAACACCGGCAAGACGTGGACGCAGTTCCCGCAGAACAACTTCGCGGCCCTGCCCCACCTGTCCTTCGTCGTCCCCAACCAGTGCAACGACATGCACTCGTGCTCCGTCGGCACGGGTGACACCTGGACGAAGAACAACATCGACGCCTACGCGCAGTGGGCGAAGGCCAACAACAGCCTGCTGGTGCTGACCTGGGACGAGGACAACTTCCTGGGCTCCAACCAGATCGCCACCGTCTTCTATGGGGCGCACGTCAAGACGGGCAAGTACGCCACCCCCTTCAACCACCACCACCTGCTGCGGACCTTCGAGGACCTCTTCGGCACGACGCACGCGGGCAACGCGGCCAACGTCCAGCCGATCAGCGAGGTGTTCCAGACCTCGACGGACCCCACGCCCACACCCACACCGACCCCCACCTCCACCCCGACACCCACTCCGACGCCGACCCCCACCCCGACCGCGGGTGAACTGAAGCTGGCCAACCCGGGTCCGAAGACCTGCAAGTTCAACCAGTCCTGCACCATCCAGCTCAGCGCCACCGGCGGCAAGCCCCCGGTCCGGTACGCGGCCACCGGCCTGCCCTGGGGCCTTACCGTCGACGCGGTCACCGGCCGGATCAGCGGAAAACCGTGGGCCACCGGCACGCTCCAGATCACCGCGACCGCCACCGACACCGCGGGCGCCACCGTCACCGCCGCGTTCCCGCTCACCGTCAACTGGTTCTAG
- a CDS encoding class I SAM-dependent methyltransferase: MTPPPLSRVPWTSAVLLAVLGAGTVRAGRRLRAIPVLPVPPSAAAGVPRAAGWRLLTARGVEADAGTFLTACAYAEGEGLRVLDLLPADLAAERALGLLRLVDPVRYRQDRLGEGRGAGFAVLVTEEVLARAGVDPAGPRPGPAELLALTRRLKEYAADATGLAIAPGLSCAGTGRTTGPTRAAELRAQGLPPGALAAAQLGGLALLAGVAVRQGRWGLAAAGLYWLQPYLALGGPGSPLRPADLARATAARPVRSLGAALRTAAAAGKAPDAGDTGPDAAARAAAYREELADGTGHFFEPRRPDCPWCGSARLTVRVRVPDLLQGKPGRFTLEQCGDCGHVFQNPRLTVEGLDFYYRDFYDGRGGEGAGTVFGRLGAAYRGRAEMLLPHAEPLSWLDVGTGHGHFCNAARAVWPRTRFDGLDMGDGVREAERRGWVESGYQGQFPEFASKLAGQYEVVSMYHYLEHTRDPLAELDAAAAVLAPGGFLTIELPDPESRMARLLGPAWLPWFQPQHQHLVPAANLREALADRGFTVLAEEHGPAHQGNDFFGAVALTATRLAPDPDRPWGPPPTPRTRALAAAVRVATLPCFAGAAVLDALRTAAAHRTDGGNAYRMLARKDDL; the protein is encoded by the coding sequence ATGACGCCACCCCCGCTCTCCCGGGTCCCGTGGACCTCCGCGGTACTCCTGGCCGTGCTCGGCGCGGGCACGGTCCGCGCCGGGCGCCGGCTGCGGGCGATCCCGGTGCTGCCGGTGCCCCCGTCCGCGGCGGCCGGGGTACCGCGCGCCGCCGGGTGGCGGCTGCTCACCGCCCGGGGGGTCGAGGCCGACGCGGGCACCTTCCTCACCGCCTGCGCGTACGCCGAGGGGGAGGGCCTGCGGGTGCTGGACCTGCTGCCCGCGGACCTGGCCGCCGAGCGGGCGCTGGGGCTGCTGCGGCTGGTCGACCCCGTCCGCTACCGGCAGGACCGGCTCGGCGAGGGGCGCGGGGCCGGGTTCGCCGTCCTCGTCACCGAGGAGGTGCTGGCGCGGGCCGGGGTCGATCCGGCCGGGCCGCGCCCGGGGCCGGCCGAACTCCTCGCGCTGACCCGCCGGTTGAAGGAGTACGCGGCCGACGCCACGGGGCTGGCCATCGCCCCCGGCCTGAGCTGCGCGGGGACCGGAAGGACCACGGGTCCGACGCGGGCCGCCGAACTGCGGGCCCAGGGGCTGCCGCCGGGTGCGCTGGCCGCGGCGCAGCTCGGCGGGCTGGCGCTGCTGGCGGGCGTCGCCGTCCGCCAGGGCCGGTGGGGCCTCGCCGCGGCGGGGCTGTACTGGCTCCAGCCGTACCTCGCGCTCGGCGGGCCCGGCTCCCCGCTGCGGCCCGCTGACCTGGCCCGGGCCACCGCGGCCCGCCCGGTACGCTCCCTCGGCGCTGCCCTGCGTACGGCCGCGGCGGCGGGCAAGGCCCCGGACGCCGGGGACACCGGCCCGGACGCCGCTGCCCGTGCCGCCGCCTACCGAGAGGAACTGGCCGACGGCACCGGGCACTTCTTCGAGCCGCGCCGCCCGGACTGCCCGTGGTGCGGCTCCGCCCGGCTCACCGTCCGGGTCCGGGTGCCCGACCTGCTGCAGGGCAAGCCGGGGCGCTTCACCCTGGAGCAGTGCGGGGACTGCGGGCACGTCTTCCAGAACCCCCGGCTGACCGTGGAGGGCCTGGACTTCTACTACCGCGACTTCTACGACGGACGCGGCGGCGAGGGCGCGGGCACGGTCTTCGGACGGCTCGGCGCCGCCTACCGGGGACGCGCCGAGATGCTCCTCCCCCACGCCGAACCGCTGTCCTGGCTCGACGTCGGCACTGGGCACGGCCACTTCTGCAACGCGGCGCGGGCCGTCTGGCCGCGGACCCGGTTCGACGGCCTCGACATGGGCGACGGGGTGCGCGAGGCGGAGCGCCGCGGCTGGGTGGAGAGCGGATACCAGGGCCAGTTCCCGGAGTTCGCGTCGAAGCTGGCGGGCCAGTACGAGGTGGTCAGCATGTACCACTACCTGGAGCACACCCGGGATCCGCTCGCCGAGCTGGACGCGGCGGCCGCGGTCCTCGCCCCCGGCGGGTTCCTGACCATCGAGCTGCCCGACCCGGAGTCGCGGATGGCCCGGCTCCTCGGTCCGGCGTGGCTGCCGTGGTTCCAGCCGCAGCACCAGCACCTGGTCCCCGCGGCGAACCTGCGCGAGGCGCTGGCCGACCGGGGGTTCACCGTCCTCGCCGAGGAGCACGGCCCGGCCCACCAGGGCAACGACTTCTTCGGCGCGGTGGCCCTCACGGCGACGCGGCTGGCCCCGGACCCGGACCGGCCGTGGGGCCCCCCGCCCACGCCCCGCACCCGGGCCCTCGCGGCGGCCGTACGGGTGGCCACGCTGCCGTGCTTCGCCGGCGCGGCGGTACTCGACGCCCTGCGCACGGCGGCGGCCCACCGCACGGACGGCGGAAACGCCTACCGGATGCTGGCCCGCAAGGACGACCTGTGA
- a CDS encoding MFS transporter has translation MYLSTSRASDIAGDTRTPAPKGPLRAVPGTVFALGLVSLVTDVSAEMVTAVLPLYLMAGLGMSPLAFGALDGLHQGATALLRLAGGRIADRTRRRKLVAGTGYALSAVCKAALLAVTTPWSVAAVLAADRTGKGLRTAPRDALISLSVPPEQQGRAFGVHRALDTAGALLGPLAAFGVLWVAVDGYAAVFTVSCCLAVLGVVLLALFVREAPAPVPVAARAPLPPVRTLLRLPGLRRLCLTAAVLGLFTVGDGFLYLLLQRRLDLSVAYFPLLPVGTAGVFLLAALPAGRFADRMGRRRVFLGGHVLLLGACLLLLAPVPAGALLVVGVLASLGLFYAATDGVLMAAAGPLLPPELRTTGLAAVQTAQALARFAGSLLFGAAWTLWGPGPALGLAAGGLLLSLALVAVFGGPRAGGAS, from the coding sequence GTGTACCTGTCGACCAGCCGGGCGTCGGACATCGCCGGGGACACCCGCACCCCCGCTCCGAAGGGCCCGCTGAGGGCCGTCCCCGGCACGGTGTTCGCGCTCGGACTGGTCAGCCTGGTCACGGACGTCTCCGCAGAGATGGTCACCGCCGTCCTGCCGTTGTACCTGATGGCCGGACTCGGCATGTCCCCGCTCGCCTTCGGCGCCCTGGACGGTCTTCACCAGGGCGCCACCGCGCTGCTGCGCCTCGCCGGCGGGCGGATCGCGGACCGCACCCGCCGCCGCAAGCTGGTCGCGGGCACCGGCTACGCGCTCTCCGCCGTGTGCAAGGCGGCTCTGCTCGCCGTCACCACCCCCTGGTCGGTGGCGGCGGTGCTCGCCGCCGACCGGACCGGCAAGGGCCTGCGCACCGCCCCGCGCGACGCGTTGATCTCGCTGTCCGTTCCGCCGGAGCAGCAGGGCCGCGCCTTCGGGGTGCACCGCGCGCTGGACACTGCGGGCGCCCTGCTGGGGCCGCTGGCCGCGTTCGGCGTGCTGTGGGTGGCGGTGGACGGGTACGCGGCCGTGTTCACCGTGAGCTGCTGCCTCGCCGTCCTGGGGGTGGTGCTGCTCGCGCTCTTCGTGCGGGAGGCCCCCGCGCCCGTGCCCGTCGCCGCCCGGGCTCCGCTGCCGCCCGTACGCACCCTGCTACGGCTCCCCGGCCTGCGGCGGCTCTGCCTGACCGCGGCCGTGCTCGGCCTGTTCACCGTCGGGGACGGCTTCCTCTACCTGCTGCTCCAGCGCCGGCTGGACCTGTCGGTGGCGTACTTCCCGCTGCTGCCCGTCGGCACGGCGGGGGTGTTCCTGCTGGCCGCGCTGCCCGCGGGCCGGTTCGCCGACCGGATGGGCCGTCGCCGGGTCTTCCTCGGCGGGCACGTGCTGCTGCTCGGCGCCTGCCTGCTGCTCCTGGCCCCGGTACCGGCCGGGGCGCTCCTGGTCGTCGGCGTGCTCGCGTCGCTCGGCCTGTTCTACGCAGCCACCGACGGGGTGCTGATGGCGGCCGCCGGGCCGCTGCTCCCGCCCGAGCTGCGCACCACCGGGCTCGCGGCGGTCCAGACGGCGCAGGCGCTGGCCCGGTTCGCGGGTTCGCTGCTCTTCGGGGCGGCCTGGACCCTGTGGGGGCCGGGCCCGGCGCTGGGCCTGGCGGCGGGCGGGCTGCTGCTGTCGCTGGCGCTGGTCGCCGTGTTCGGCGGGCCTCGGGCGGGCGGGGCGTCGTAG
- a CDS encoding TetR/AcrR family transcriptional regulator, whose protein sequence is MAKDRSGAGDPVRTLELLWREPGRPAQPGRRGPRQGLSVDAVVRAATGLADEEGLPALTMRALAQRLGVTPMTLYTYVPGKAELLDLMLDEAYAGMERRAVGARDPWQVKVARVADDNRDLLTRHPWIADLAVTRPPLGPGVIGKYEYELAAFEGIGLTDVEMDAALAHVLGFVHANALAAADDVDHNSRQSQEEWWAVSAPLLERALDPERYPLAGRVGSTVAGYHPQTIWAFGLQCILDGLARLIDSRPAR, encoded by the coding sequence ATGGCGAAGGACCGGAGTGGGGCGGGCGACCCCGTCCGCACGCTGGAGCTGCTGTGGCGCGAGCCCGGCCGGCCGGCACAGCCCGGGCGGCGCGGCCCCCGCCAGGGCCTCAGCGTGGACGCCGTGGTCCGGGCCGCGACCGGCCTCGCCGACGAGGAGGGGCTGCCCGCGCTGACCATGCGGGCACTGGCCCAGCGGCTGGGCGTGACGCCGATGACCCTCTACACGTACGTCCCCGGCAAGGCCGAACTGCTCGACCTCATGCTCGACGAGGCGTACGCGGGCATGGAACGCCGGGCGGTCGGCGCGCGGGACCCGTGGCAGGTGAAGGTCGCCCGCGTCGCGGACGACAACCGCGACCTGCTCACCCGGCACCCCTGGATCGCGGACCTGGCGGTCACCCGTCCGCCGCTGGGCCCCGGAGTGATCGGGAAGTACGAGTACGAGCTGGCGGCCTTCGAGGGCATCGGGCTCACCGACGTCGAGATGGACGCCGCCCTGGCCCACGTTCTCGGCTTCGTCCACGCGAACGCCCTGGCCGCCGCCGACGACGTCGACCACAACAGCCGCCAGAGCCAGGAGGAGTGGTGGGCCGTCAGCGCCCCGCTGCTGGAACGGGCCCTCGACCCGGAGCGCTACCCGCTCGCGGGCCGCGTCGGCAGCACGGTCGCCGGCTACCACCCGCAGACGATCTGGGCCTTCGGCCTCCAGTGCATCCTGGACGGCCTCGCCCGCCTGATCGACTCCCGGCCCGCGCGGTAG
- a CDS encoding SDR family oxidoreductase, which yields MPESQPTLEGRVALVAGATRGAGRGIAVQLGARGATVYVSGRSTTGRRSEYDRPETIEETAELVTAAGGRGIAVVADHLVPGEVEALVRRIDTEEGRLDVLVNDVWGGELLFEWDGTVWEHDLDKGLRLMRLAVETHAITSHFAVPLLLREPGGLVVEMTDGTAEYNASRYRVSFFYDIAKSSVLRMAFALGHELGPRGATAVALTPGWLRSEMMLDGFGVTEANWRDALSEVPHFAISETPSYVGRAVAALAADPDVARWNGGSLSSGQLARVYGFTDLDGSRPDAWRYMVEVQDPGLPADPTGYR from the coding sequence ATGCCGGAATCGCAGCCGACTCTCGAAGGCAGGGTGGCCCTCGTGGCCGGGGCGACGCGCGGCGCGGGCCGGGGCATCGCCGTCCAGCTGGGCGCGCGGGGCGCGACCGTGTACGTGTCGGGGCGCAGCACCACGGGCAGGCGCTCGGAGTACGACCGGCCCGAGACCATCGAGGAGACCGCCGAGCTGGTCACCGCAGCGGGCGGGCGCGGGATCGCGGTGGTCGCCGACCACTTGGTGCCGGGCGAGGTCGAGGCGCTGGTCCGGCGGATCGACACCGAGGAGGGACGTCTCGACGTCCTGGTCAACGACGTCTGGGGCGGGGAGCTGCTGTTCGAGTGGGACGGCACGGTCTGGGAGCACGACCTGGACAAGGGGCTGCGGCTGATGCGCCTGGCGGTGGAGACCCATGCCATCACCAGCCATTTCGCCGTGCCGTTGCTGCTGCGCGAGCCGGGCGGGCTGGTGGTGGAGATGACGGACGGCACCGCCGAGTACAACGCGAGCCGCTACCGGGTCTCCTTCTTCTACGACATCGCCAAGTCCTCGGTCCTGCGGATGGCGTTCGCGCTGGGGCACGAGCTGGGGCCGCGCGGCGCCACGGCGGTGGCGCTGACCCCGGGCTGGCTGCGCTCGGAGATGATGCTCGACGGCTTCGGGGTGACGGAGGCGAACTGGCGCGACGCCCTCTCCGAGGTCCCGCACTTCGCCATTTCCGAGACCCCGTCGTACGTGGGCCGGGCGGTGGCGGCGCTCGCCGCTGACCCGGACGTGGCGCGCTGGAACGGCGGGTCCCTGTCCAGCGGGCAGCTCGCCCGGGTCTACGGCTTCACCGACCTCGACGGCAGCAGGCCGGACGCCTGGCGGTACATGGTCGAGGTCCAGGACCCGGGCCTCCCTGCGGACCCGACCGGCTACCGGTAG
- a CDS encoding galactokinase produces the protein MTGPEPAGPRPAPAAAGSPPAGGATTQAGPAGAPRGGDFGFAARPGEAESRAPAGGESAAPAATAQASPADASRRGDFGFAARPGEAESGAPAGGGSADPAGGDLARRATADPLFRLVAYALEAAHGRPPTAVWSAPYAFHLGSPGLVAAAGWPTAAAAAPRTDGLVRLSSLGHPADSCDLPLSLSGPPPDAPAWAVRPYAVLRALARAGYGRGGTDLHVQGSLTGAAGLATAEPAECAVALAVADVHTAAGEQPDREHLARLLAGALPDGDEGLRRAVFFARPGRALLLSPEPRRRQRYVVFDPAASGARLVLVAVRGEAADRPGELARAVACARRAGALSAWQPGQQPGRSVLVLLPEARMAAVRAAVAEDFRDRDRPVPRFLNVAVAGAARRED, from the coding sequence GTGACGGGCCCGGAGCCCGCCGGCCCCCGGCCGGCCCCGGCCGCCGCCGGCTCACCCCCGGCAGGCGGCGCCACCACCCAGGCAGGCCCGGCCGGTGCCCCCCGCGGGGGCGACTTCGGTTTCGCTGCCCGCCCGGGCGAAGCCGAGTCCCGCGCCCCCGCCGGAGGCGAATCGGCCGCCCCCGCAGCCACCGCCCAGGCGAGCCCCGCCGATGCCTCCCGCAGGGGCGACTTCGGTTTCGCTGCCCGCCCGGGCGAAGCCGAGTCCGGTGCTCCCGCGGGAGGTGGGTCCGCCGACCCCGCCGGAGGCGACCTGGCTCGGCGGGCCACCGCCGATCCGCTGTTCCGCCTCGTCGCCTACGCCCTGGAGGCCGCGCACGGCCGGCCCCCCACCGCCGTGTGGAGCGCCCCGTACGCCTTCCACCTGGGCTCCCCCGGGCTGGTCGCGGCGGCCGGCTGGCCCACGGCCGCCGCCGCGGCCCCGCGCACCGACGGCCTGGTGCGGCTCAGCTCCCTCGGCCATCCCGCGGACAGCTGTGATCTGCCGCTGTCCCTGTCCGGGCCGCCGCCCGACGCCCCGGCCTGGGCGGTCCGGCCGTACGCCGTGCTGCGGGCGCTGGCCCGGGCCGGGTACGGCCGGGGCGGGACCGACCTGCACGTGCAGGGCTCGCTCACGGGTGCCGCCGGGCTGGCCACGGCGGAGCCCGCCGAATGCGCGGTGGCGCTGGCGGTAGCCGACGTACACACGGCGGCCGGTGAGCAGCCCGACCGCGAGCACCTGGCCCGGCTGCTGGCCGGAGCGCTGCCGGACGGGGACGAGGGCCTGCGGCGGGCGGTGTTCTTCGCCCGGCCGGGCCGGGCCCTGCTGCTGAGCCCGGAGCCCCGGCGGCGGCAGCGGTACGTCGTCTTCGACCCGGCCGCCTCGGGGGCGCGGCTGGTCCTGGTCGCCGTCCGCGGCGAGGCCGCGGACCGGCCCGGGGAGCTGGCGCGCGCGGTGGCCTGCGCCCGCCGGGCCGGTGCGCTCAGCGCCTGGCAGCCCGGGCAGCAGCCGGGCCGGAGCGTGCTGGTGCTGCTGCCCGAGGCGCGCATGGCGGCGGTGCGGGCCGCGGTCGCGGAGGACTTCCGCGACCGGGACCGGCCCGTACCGCGGTTCTTGAACGTCGCCGTGGCCGGGGCCGCCCGGCGCGAGGACTGA
- a CDS encoding excinuclease ABC subunit UvrA — MQIAADNHQVIQVRGARENNLTDISLDIPKRRLTVFTGVSGSGKSSLVFGTIAAESQRMINETYTAFIQSFMPSLGRPDVDGLHNLSAAIVVDQERMGANSRSTVGTATDAYTMLRIIFSRLGTPHIGTSSAFSFNAPEGMCPRCEGVGQVSDIDVDQLVDRELSLNEGAITVPGYAVDSWYWQIMVNSGFYSPDTKLKDFTEQEWADLLHKTSVKVKAGSNNFTYEGLVTKIQRTYLAKDREAMQSHIRAFVDRAVVFADCPDCGGSRLSAAALSSRIDGVNIAECASMQISELAAFVRRIADPGVAPLLASLRDLLDSLVEIGLGYLSLDRPSGTLSGGEAQRVKMVRHLGSSLTDVTYVFDEPTTGLHPHDIRRMNDLLLRLRDKGNTVLVVEHKPEVIAIADHVVDLGPGAGTAGGRLCYSGDVAGLRASDTLTGRHLEHRARLRESVRTPRGHLSIKDAGLHNLKDVSVDVPLGVLAVVTGVAGSGKSSLIHGYLAGRDGVVVADQSPIRGSRRSNPATYTGLLGPIRTAFAKANGVKAALFSANSEGACPKCNGLGLVYTDLAMMAGVASVCEECEGKRFTPEVLTYRLRGKNISEVLAMPVAEAHAFFPTGQARAVLGRLVDVGLSYLRLGQPLNTLSGGERQRLKLAINMAEKSSTYILDEPTTGLHMADVDKLLALLDRLVDDGNSVIVIEHHQAVMAHADWLIDIGPGGGHAGGEVVFEGTPADLVAGADTLTARHLREYVGS; from the coding sequence GTGCAGATCGCCGCCGACAACCACCAGGTCATCCAGGTCCGCGGAGCGCGGGAGAACAACCTCACCGACATCTCCCTCGACATACCCAAGCGCCGCCTCACCGTCTTCACCGGCGTCTCGGGCTCCGGAAAGTCCTCCCTCGTCTTCGGCACCATCGCCGCCGAGTCGCAGCGGATGATCAACGAGACGTACACCGCCTTCATCCAGTCCTTCATGCCGAGCCTGGGCCGGCCGGACGTGGACGGGCTGCACAACCTGAGCGCCGCCATCGTGGTCGACCAGGAGCGGATGGGCGCCAACTCCCGCTCCACCGTGGGCACCGCGACCGACGCCTACACCATGCTGCGGATCATCTTCTCCCGCCTCGGCACCCCCCACATCGGCACGTCAAGCGCCTTCAGCTTCAACGCCCCCGAGGGCATGTGCCCGCGCTGCGAGGGCGTCGGCCAGGTCTCCGACATCGACGTGGACCAGCTCGTCGACCGCGAACTCTCGCTCAACGAGGGCGCGATCACCGTCCCGGGCTACGCCGTGGACTCCTGGTACTGGCAGATCATGGTGAACTCCGGCTTCTACTCCCCCGACACCAAGCTCAAGGACTTCACCGAGCAGGAGTGGGCCGACCTCCTGCACAAGACCTCGGTGAAGGTGAAGGCGGGCTCCAACAACTTCACCTACGAGGGGCTGGTCACCAAGATCCAGCGGACCTACCTCGCCAAGGACCGCGAGGCCATGCAGTCCCACATCCGGGCGTTCGTGGACCGCGCCGTGGTCTTCGCCGACTGCCCTGACTGCGGCGGCAGCCGCCTCTCCGCAGCCGCGCTCTCCTCGCGCATCGACGGGGTGAACATCGCCGAGTGCGCGTCGATGCAGATCAGCGAACTCGCCGCCTTCGTCCGCCGGATCGCCGACCCGGGCGTGGCCCCGCTGCTCGCGAGCCTGCGGGACCTGCTCGACTCCCTCGTCGAGATCGGCCTGGGCTACCTCAGCCTGGACCGCCCCTCCGGCACGCTCTCCGGCGGCGAGGCCCAGCGCGTCAAGATGGTGCGGCACCTGGGATCCTCGCTCACGGACGTCACGTACGTCTTCGACGAGCCCACGACCGGGCTGCACCCGCACGACATCCGGCGCATGAACGACCTCCTGCTGCGGCTGCGCGACAAGGGCAACACCGTGCTGGTCGTGGAGCACAAGCCCGAGGTCATCGCGATCGCGGACCACGTCGTCGACCTCGGCCCGGGCGCGGGCACGGCCGGCGGGCGGCTCTGCTACAGCGGGGACGTGGCCGGGCTCCGCGCCTCCGACACCCTCACCGGCCGCCACCTCGAACACCGGGCGCGGCTGCGGGAGTCGGTGCGCACCCCGCGCGGACACCTGTCGATCAAGGACGCCGGCCTGCACAACCTGAAGGACGTCAGCGTGGACGTGCCGCTCGGGGTGCTGGCGGTGGTGACGGGGGTCGCGGGATCGGGCAAGAGCTCGCTCATCCACGGCTACCTGGCCGGGCGGGACGGGGTCGTGGTGGCCGACCAGTCGCCGATCCGCGGCTCGCGCCGGTCCAACCCGGCCACGTACACCGGGCTGCTGGGTCCCATCCGGACCGCCTTCGCCAAGGCCAACGGGGTCAAGGCGGCGCTGTTCAGCGCGAATTCGGAAGGCGCCTGCCCGAAGTGCAACGGCCTCGGGCTGGTGTACACGGACCTGGCCATGATGGCCGGGGTGGCCTCGGTCTGCGAGGAGTGCGAGGGCAAGCGGTTCACGCCGGAGGTGCTGACGTACCGGCTCCGCGGCAAGAACATCAGCGAGGTGCTCGCCATGCCGGTCGCGGAGGCGCACGCGTTCTTCCCCACCGGCCAGGCGCGGGCCGTCCTGGGCCGGCTGGTCGACGTCGGTCTGTCGTACCTGCGGCTCGGCCAGCCGCTCAACACCCTGTCGGGCGGTGAGCGGCAGCGGCTCAAGCTCGCCATCAACATGGCGGAGAAGTCCTCGACGTACATCCTGGACGAGCCGACGACCGGCCTGCACATGGCCGACGTCGACAAGCTGCTGGCCCTGCTGGACCGGCTCGTCGACGACGGGAACTCGGTGATCGTCATCGAGCACCACCAGGCGGTGATGGCGCACGCCGACTGGCTGATCGACATCGGTCCGGGCGGCGGCCACGCCGGCGGCGAGGTCGTCTTCGAGGGCACGCCGGCCGACCTGGTGGCCGGGGCCGACACGCTGACCGCCCGTCATCTGCGGGAGTACGTGGGCTCGTAG